A section of the Oryzias latipes chromosome 10, ASM223467v1 genome encodes:
- the cd74 gene encoding HLA class II histocompatibility antigen gamma chain, whose product MANTAEDASLAAEDVSGSEENLIHRVVHRGGSNSRAFKIAGLTTLACLLLASQVFTAYMVFNQKQQIHTLQKSSERMGKQLTRASQAVAPARMAMPMNSLPLVSDFSEDAKTPLTKLQNTAVVSVEKQLMDLMQDFSLPKFNETFQANLETLRQQVNESEWQTFETWMRYWLIFQMAQKQPPAPTPQPASMIKTKCQLEAAPDTISKIGTYKPQCDEQGKYKAMQCWHATGYCWCVDESGNPIEGTTMRGRPDCRRGLAPYRMMVQPRLMQRTFLDDEKKDK is encoded by the exons ATGGCCAACACTGCAGAAGATGCTTCCCTGGCAGCAGAGGATGTGTCCGGCAGCGAGGAGAACCTCATCCACCGTGTGGTGCACAGAGG ggGCTCCAACAGCCGTGCCTTCAAGATTGCCGGCCTGACCACATTGGCATGTCTGCTGCTGGCCAGCCAGGTTTTCACTGCCTACATGGTGTTCAACCAGAAGCAGCAGATCCACACCCTTCAGAAGAGCTCTGAGAGAATGGGGAAACAACTCACACGAGCATCCCAGG CCGTTGCTCCAGCGAGGATGGCCATGCCAATGAACAGCCTGCCTCTGGTGTCAGACTTCAGTGAAGACGCCAAGACTCCTTTGACT AAATTGCAGAACACAGCTGTGGTCAGCGTGGAGAAGCAGCTGATGGATCTCATGCAG GATTTCAGTCTGCCAAAGTTCAATGAGACCTTCCAGGCCAACCTGGAGACCCTGAGGCAGCAGGTCAATGAGAGCGAGTGGCAG ACTTTTGAGACTTGGATGCGCTATTGGCTGATCTTCCAGATGGCCCAGAAGCAGCCTCCTGCTCCAACTCCTCAGCCAG CATCTATGATCAAGACCAAATGCCAGCTGGAGGCAGCACCGGACACCATCAGCAAGATCGGCACATACAAGCCTCAGTGTGATGAGCAGGGCAAATACAAGGCCATGCAGTGCTGGCACGCCACTGGATACTGCTGGTGTGTGGACGAGTCTGGCAACCCCATCGAGGGAACCACCATGCGCGGACGCCCTGACTGTCGCCGAG GCTTGGCTCCTTATCGCATGATGGTTCAACCCAGACTGATGCAGAGGACCTTTCTTGATGATGAGAAAAAGg aTAAGTAA
- the ndst1 gene encoding bifunctional heparan sulfate N-deacetylase/N-sulfotransferase 1 has translation MLGCVTRIRRLVRLLSLQTSLLLLFIFCAISVFIFSYFLYGVKREPEPLGGGMSLAEGASASSDNPRISPSRLLPLRSMPGGPGMDPGGTRTDPVVLVFVESQYSQLGQEIVAILESGRFKYRTEISPGKGDMPTLTDKERGRFTLVIYENILKYVNLDAWNRELLDKYCVEYGVGIIGFFKANENSLLSAQLKGFPLFLHSNLGLKDCTVNPKSPLLFITRAGQALPGPLPGDDWTVFQSNHSTYEPVLLAKTQSAESVASMGQNAAMLPSVVQDLGLHDGIQRVLFGNNLNFWLHKLVFVDAVAFLTGKRLSLSLERYILVDIDDIFVGKEGTRMKVPDVKALLEAQRELRTHVPNFTFNLGFSGKFFHAGSDEEDLGDDLLLSHVKDFWWFPHMWSHMQPHLFHNQSVLAEQMLLNKKFATEHGIPTNMGYAVAPHHSGVYPVHMQLYDAWKKVWGIKVTSTEEYPHLKPARFRRGFIHSGISVLPRQTCGLFTHTIFYKDYPGSPNELDKLINGGELFLTVLLNPISIFMTHLSNYGNDRLGLYTFKSLVMFIKTWTNLKMQTLPPIQLAQKYFSLFPSERDPLWQDPCEDKRHKDIWSKEKTCDRFPKLLVIGPQKTGTTALYLFLGMHPDLTSNYPSKETFEEIQFFNGHNYHRGIDWYMEYFPLPSNTSSDYYFEKSANYFDSEVTAQRAAALLPKAKIITILINPADRAYSWYQHQRAHDDPVALKYSFHEVITAARNAPVKLRVLQNRCLVPGWYSIHLERWLNFYHSSQLLVLDGQMLKTEPASVMDKIQKFLGLTNVINYHKILAFDPKKGFWCQLLEGGKTKCLGKSKGRRYPDMDPESQVFLREYYRDHNIELSKLLYRMGQPLPSWLREELVHSR, from the exons ATGCTGGGATGCGTGACACGCATACGTAGGCTGGTCCGCCTCCTCTCTTTGCAGACCTCCCTGCTTTTACTCTTCATCTTTTGCGCGATCAGCGTCTTCATCTTCTCCTACTTCCTGTATGGCGTCAAGCGAGAGCCAGAGCCATTGGGAGGGGGCATGTCTCTGGCCGAGGGGGCTTCGGCCAGCTCAGACAACCCCAGGATCAGTCCATCTCGGCTGCTGCCTCTGCGAAGCATGCCCGGGGGGCCGGGCATGGACCCTGGGGGGACCAGGACAGACCCGgtggttttggtgtttgtgGAAAGCCAATACTCTCAACTGGGGCAGGAAATCGTGGCCATATTGGAGTCTGGCCGGTTCAAGTATCGGACGGAGATCTCTCCCGGTAAAGGGGACATGCCCACGCTGACGGACAAAGAGAGGGGCCGTTTTACACTCGTGATCTATGAGAACATTCTGAAGTACGTCAACCTGGACGCCTGGAACCGGGAGCTCCTGGACAAATACTGTGTGGAGTACGGCGTGGGCATCATCGGCTTCTTCAAG GCCAATGAAAACAGTCTGCTCAGCGCACAGCTGAAAGGTTTCCCGCTCTTTCTTCACTCCAACTTGGGTCTGAAGGACTGCACAGTCAATCCCAAGTCCCCACTTCTGTTCATCACACGAGCCGGGCAGGCCCTGCCAGGGCCTCTTCCCGGCGACGACTGGACCGTGTTTCAGTCCAACCACTCTACATATGAGCCCGTGCTGCTGGCGAAAACCCAGTCGGCTGAAAGCGTTGCATCCATGGGGCAAAATGCTGCTATGCTCCCGTCCGTGGTGCAGGACCTGGGGCTCCACGACGGGATCCAGAGGGTTCTGTTTGGCAACAACTTGAACTTTTGGCTGCACAAGCTGGTGTTTGTGGATGCTGTGGCCTTTCTGACTGGGAAGAGGCTCTCGTTGTCCCTCGAGCGTTACATCCTCGTGGATATAGATGACATCTTTGTGGGAAAGGAGGGCACCCGCATGAAAGTGCCGGATGTGAAG GCCCTGCTGGAGGCACAGAGGGAGCTGCGCACCCATGTGCCCAACTTCACCTTCAATCTTGGCTTCTCAGGAAAATTCTTTCACGCTG GATCTGATGAGGAGGATCTTGGGGACGACCTTCTGCTTTCCCACGTGAAAGATTTCTGGTGGTTTCCTCACATGTGGAGCCACATGCAGCCTCATCTTTTCCACAACCAGTCCGTGTTGGCCGAACAAATGTTGCTCAACAAGAAATTTGCCACG GAGCACGGGATCCCCACTAACATGGGTTACGCCGTTGCTCCCCACCACTCGGGCGTCTACCCCGTACACATGCAGCTGTACGACGCCTGGAAGAAAGTGTGGGGAATCAAGGTGACCAGCACAGAGGAGTACCCACATCTGAAGCCGGCGCGCTTCCGGCGAGGTTTTATTCACAGCGGCATTAGC GTGCTGCCCAGGCAGACGTGCGGCCTCTTCACCCACACCATCTTCTACAAAGACTACCCGGGCAGCCCAAATGAGCTGGACAAGCTCATCAACGGGGGGGAACTTTTCCTCACCGTCCTCCTGAACCCC ATCAGTATCTTCATGACCCATCTGTCGAACTACGGGAACGACCGGCTCGGTCTGTACACTTTCAAGAGCCTGGTGATGTTCATCAAAACGTGGACCAACCTGAAGATGCAGACCCTCCCTCCCATCCAGCTGGCTCAAAAGTATTTCAGCCTGTTCCCCTCTGAGAGAGACCCCCTCTGGCAG GATCCTTGTGAAGACAAAAGGCACAAGGACATTTGGTCCAAAGAGAAAACATGTGACAGATTCCCCAAGCTGCTGGTCATCGGGCCACAGAAGACGG GAACAACGGCACTCTACCTGTTTCTTGGCATGCACCCAGATCTGACCAGCAACTATCCCAGTAAAGAGACGTTTGAAGAGATCCAGTTTTTTAATGGACACAACTATCACAGAGGCATTGACTG GTATATGGAGTACTTCCCTCTGCCATCCAACACCAGTTCCGACTATTACTTTGAGAAGAGTGCCAACTACTTTGACTCTGAGGTGACCGCTCAGAGGgctgcagctctcctccccAAAGCCAAGATCATCACCATTCTCATCAACCCAGCGGACCGAGCATACTCTTGGTACCAG CACCAAAGAGCCCATGATGACCCAGTGGCTTTAAAGTACTCGTTCCATGAGGTCATCACGGCGGCCCGCAACGCTCCGGTTAAACTCCGAGTTCTCCAAAATCGATGTCTGGTTCCCGGCTGGTACTCCATCCACCTGGAGCGCTGGCTCAATTTCTACCATTCTAGCCAG TTGTTAGTTTTGGACGGACAGATGCTGAAGACTGAACCTGCTTCAGTCATGGACAAGATCCAGAAGTTTCTTGGTCTCACCAACGTCATTAACTACCACAAGATTTTAGC TTTTGACCCCAAGAAAGGATTCTGGTGTCAGCTGCTGGAAGGAGGGAAGACCAAGTGTTTAGGAAAAAGTAAAGGACGCAGGTACCCCGACATGGATCCTGag TCCCAGGTGTTCCTCAGGGAGTACTACAGGGATCACAACATTGAGCTGTCGAAGCTGCTCTACAGGATGGGTCAGCCTCTGCCCAGCTGGCTCCGGGAAGAGCTGGTGCACAGCAGGTAG